The following are from one region of the Salvia hispanica cultivar TCC Black 2014 chromosome 1, UniMelb_Shisp_WGS_1.0, whole genome shotgun sequence genome:
- the LOC125189172 gene encoding uncharacterized mitochondrial protein AtMg00810-like, whose translation MMKNGFKQSNSDHTLFLKRRGDQITCLIIYVDDMIITGDDVEEIERLKGSLFQEFEMKDLGNLKYFLGIEVLRSEGGIFLRQKKYTLDILAETGLLDCKPVETPMLVNHGLQISEKAEPTDQGRYQRLVGKLIYLSHTRPDIAYAVGVVSQFMHQPQKDHYEAALRIIKYLKGTVGHGVMFKKNEQRGVYGYTDADWASNLVDRKSTAGYFTFVEGNLVTWRSKKQKVVALSSAEAEFRGIKSGLTEILWLRRLMGEIGLSLEKSQLVNFSMTIKH comes from the coding sequence ATGATGAAGAATGGGTTTAAGCAGAGTAACTCGGATCACACCTTGTTTCTAAAAAGGCGTGGAGATCAAATTACATGCTTGATTATCTATGTTGACGACATGATCATCACTGGAGATGATGTTGAAGAGATAGAGCGTCTCAAGGGGAGTCTATTCcaagaatttgagatgaaagaccTCGGAAACCTGAAATATTTCCTAGGGATAGAGGTATTGAGATCAGAAGGAGGAATCTTCCTAAGGCAGAAGAAGTATACTTTGGACATCCTTGCTGAAACAGGGCTATTGGACTGCAAGCCGGTCGAAACCCCAATGCTAGTGAATCATGGACTACAGATCTCTGAGAAGGCAGAACCAACGGACCAAGGGAGGTATCAACGTCTAGTTGGAAAGCTCATCTACTTATCTCACACCAGACCTGATATAGCTTATGCCGTCGGAGTAGTAAGCCAGTTCATGCATCAACCTCAAAAGGACCATTATGAAGCTGCATTGAGGATCATCAAATATCTCAAAGGAACAGTTGGACATGGAGTAATGTTCAAGAAGAATGAACAGCGAGGAGTCTATGGTTACACTGATGCAGACTGGGCAAGTAATCTAGTCGACAGGAAATCTACAGCAGGATACTTCACATTTGTAGAAGGAAACTTGGTCACATGGAGGAGTAAGAAACAAAAAGTGGTTGCACTGTCAAGCGCTGAAGCAGAGTTTAGAGGAATCAAGAGTGGATTGACAGAGATTCTGTGGCTACGAAGATTAATGGGTGAAATTGGACTAAGCCTAGAAAAGAGTCAACTTGTCAACTTTTCTATGACAATAAAGCATTAA
- the LOC125202158 gene encoding basic leucine zipper 61-like — protein MEHLPPKAPTTMAAAHNWPSFQFHNTLAAAPPSSWVDDFLDFSLMRRSSHRRSESDPIEFVEDAHGGGFDRIDDEELRNMFSDDLVAVGSSSNPSSVNPSTPSDQNSDGEIEKRAATELHRVQPKAEPVEVDSSDKAAEALQTYKCSDNAAGDPKRIKRIMANRQSAQRSRVRKLQYISELERSVTTLQAEVSALSPRVAFLDHQRLLLNVDNSAIKQRIAALAQDKIFKDAHQEALKKEIERLSKVFHEQNMKKNVEAPPPEPPLSNQRQAAEKEEE, from the exons ATGGAACATTTGCCCCCCAAAGCCCCCACCACCATGGCGGCGGCGCACAACTGGCCATCGTTTCAATTCCACAATACGCTGGCCGCCGCGCCACCAAGCTCATGGGTGGACGATTTCCTCGACTTCTCCTTGATGCGGCGAAGTTCCCACCGCCGCTCCGAGAGCGACCCCATTGAATTCGTCGAGGACGCTCACGGCGGCGGGTTCGATCGGATCGACGACGAGGAGCTTCGGAACATGTTTTCCGACGACCTCGTCGCGGTCGGATCGTCGTCGAATCCGTCCAGCGTCAACCCCTCCACGCCGTCCGATCAGAACAGCGACGGAGAGATTGAGAAGAGGGCCGCGACGGAGCTCCACCGCGTTCAGCCCAAGGCTGAACCGGTGGAGGTCGACAGCTCCGATAAAGCGGCGGAGGCGCTGCAGACATATAAATGCTCCGACAACGCCGCCGGAGATCCTAAACGAATCAAAAG AATCATGGCAAACCGGCAGTCAGCCCAGAGGTCAAGAGTGAGAAAGCTGCAATACATTTCTGAGCTTGAAAGGAGTGTTACAACCTTACAG GCAGAGGTATCTGCATTGTCGCCAAGAGTAGCATTTCTGGACCATCAAAGGCTGCTACTGAATGTGGATAACAGTGCTATTAAGCAGAGGATAGCAGCATTGGCTCAAgacaaaatattcaaagatG CCCACCAAGAAGCACTCAAGAAGGAAATAGAGAGGCTGAGTAAAGTCTTCCACGAGCAAAACATGAAGAAGAATGTGGAGGCGCCACCGCCGGAGCCGCCTTTGAGCAACCAGCGGCAGGCGGCGGAGAAGGAGGAGGaataa
- the LOC125202159 gene encoding 30S ribosomal protein S6 alpha, chloroplastic-like: MASTASPPSCALTVSKPPSSLTSLSAFTSFKIRTPGRARPNSSVSAVKAEFDLAYFERDLEGGDAPPATPGFPEAEDKEEPQCPPGLRKYETMVVLRPDMSEDERLTFTQKYEELLVAGGGMYVEVFNRGVIPLAYSIKKKNKAGETNTYMDGIYLLFTYFTKPESLKILSDTLLADDEVIRSSSFKIRKRKLF; the protein is encoded by the exons ATGGCTTCCACAGCCTCTCCACCGTCGTGTGCTCTCACAGTATCAAAGCCACCCTCTTCCCTCACCTCCCTCTCCGCCTTCACCTCCTTCAAAATCCGAACCCCGGGAAGAGCGAGGCCGAATTCGTCTGTCTCCGCTGTGAAGGCCGAATTCGACCTCGCTTACTTCGAGAGAGACCTCGAAGGAGGCGACGCGCCGCCGGCCACGCCGGGGTTCCCGGAGGCGGAGGACAAGGAGGAGCCGCAGTGCCCGCCCGGGCTCCGGAAGTACGAGACCATGGTCGTCCTCCGCCCCGACATGTCGGAAGACGAGCGCCTCACATTCACTCAAAAATATGAAGAG TTACTAGTAGCTGGTGGTGGGATGTACGTTGAGGTGTTCAACCGTGGCGTGATCCCACTTGCTTACAGcatcaagaagaagaacaaggCCGGAGAGACGAACACGTACATGGATGGGATCTACCTTCTTTTCACCTACTTCACCAAGCCCGAGTCGTTGAAAATTCTCTCCGACACACTACTTGCCGACGATGAGGTCATTCGGTCATCCAGTTTCAAGATCAGGAAAAGGAAGTTGTTTTAG
- the LOC125209111 gene encoding transcription factor TCP4-like, which produces MRNAGGEIVAVDGGYIVRSTGKKDRHSKVSTAKGPRDRRVRLAAHTAIQFYDVQDRLGYDRPSKAVDWLLRHAKSAIDDLAQLPPWHPAPSAAADNSNSAFPPPSLDLSAADSASNSSFPPPESGSAAMRLFHTFADSDLLRSQDLRLSLQSFQEPILLHHHQPPPPQQQHPIQIGIEGWAEHHQFQQMLGQNQFVSQRGTLQSNTTPSIRAWMDPSADDPFASGFSGFATHARNEDGYSDKPSSASSGSRH; this is translated from the coding sequence ATGAGGAACGCCGGCGGCGAGATCGTGGCGGTGGACGGCGGCTACATCGTCCGCTCCACCGGCAAAAAGGACCGCCACAGCAAGGTCTCCACCGCCAAGGGCCCCCGCGACCGCCGCGTCCGCCTCGCCGCCCACACCGCCATCCAATTCTACGACGTCCAGGACCGCCTCGGCTACGACCGCCCCAGCAAGGCCGTCGATTGGCTCCTCCGCCACGCCAAATCCGCCATCGACGACCTCGCTCAGCTCCCCCCCTGGCACCCCgccccctccgccgccgccgacaATTCCAATTCCGCCTTCCCTCCGCCCTCTCTCGACCTCTCCGCCGCCGATTCCGCCTCCAATTCGAGTTTCCCGCCGCCGGAAAGCGGATCCGCCGCGATGCGGCTGTTTCACACCTTCGCCGACTCCGATTTGCTCCGCAGCCAGGATCTGAGGCTCTCGCTGCAGTCGTTTCAGGAGCCGAttctcctccaccaccaccagccgccgccgccgcagcaGCAGCATCCGATCCAGATCGGAATCGAAGGATGGGCGGAGCACCACCAATTTCAGCAAATGTTAGGTCAAAATCAATTTGTTTCACAGAGGGGAACCCTTCAGTCCAATACCACACCTTCAATTCGCGCGTGGATGGATCCATCCGCCGACGATCCGTTCGCCTCCGGCTTCTCCGGATTCGCCACCCACGCGCGAAACGAGGACGGCTATTCCGATAAGCCATCCTCCGCCTCCTCCGGCTCTCGTCACTGA
- the LOC125204635 gene encoding ras-related protein Rab11B-like has product MAGGYRAAEDDYDYLFKLVVIGDSGVGKSNLLSRFARNEFCLDSKSTIGVEFATRSIRVDDKVIKAQIWDTAGQERYRAITSAYYRGAVGALIVYDVTRQVTFESVERWLKELRDHTDQSLVIMVVGNKADLRHLRAVSTEDGQGFGEREKTYFMETSALESLNVENAFTEVLTQIYSVVSRKALEVGDDPAAIPKGQTINVDAPPVKKIGCCSA; this is encoded by the exons ATGGCGGGCGGCTACAGGGCGGCGGAGGACGACTACGACTACCTCTTCAAGCTGGTGGTGATCGGCGATTCCGGCGTCGGAAAATCGAATCTGCTGTCGCGATTCGCTCGCAACGAGTTCTGCTTGGACTCCAAGTCCACCATCGGCGTCGAATTCGCCACGCGCAGCATTCGCGTCGATGATAAGGTCATCAAGGCTCAGATTTGGGATACCGCCGGCCAGGAACG ATATCGCGCGATCACCAGTGCCTACTACCGGGGAGCAGTCGGGGCGCTAATCGTGTACGACGTCACCCGGCAAGTAACTTTCGAAAGCGTTGAGAGATGGCTGAAGGAGCTCCGAGACCACACGGATCAAAGCCTCGTGATCATGGTGGTAGGCAACAAGGCGGATCTGCGCCACCTCCGGGCTGTCTCGACCGAAGACGGGCAAGGTTTCGGCGAGAGGGAGAAGACGTATTTCATGGAGACATCAGCACTTGAGTCCTTGAATGTTGAGAATGCTTTCACGGAAGTGCTCACACAGATATACTCCGTGGTCAGTCGGAAAGCTCTTGAGGTTGGCGACGATCCGGCAGCGATTCCGAAGGGGCAAACCATAAACGTCGATGCTCCACCAGTCAAAAAGATCGGTTGCTGCAGCGCGTGA